TTTGGTGTTCTTCTGCTTTTTTTGCATTGTTGAATCTGTCTACAGTTCCCACCAGATACCCGGTAATCCTTCTGATCCGCTCAAAGCCAATATCGCCCTGATCTTCTGTTCTGGAACACTTAGGGCACTGATTATCGATGATCCCCGTATAACCGCAGATGGGATCTCTATCTACAGGGTGATTGATGGAACCATATCCGATCCCGCTTTCCTTCATGCAGCGAACGATCCGTTCAAATGCATCAAGATTCTTAGTTGGATCTCCGTCAAGCTCAACATAGGTGATATGCCCTGCATTGGTAAGCTTGTGATACGGCGCTTCGATCTTGATCTTATCAAAGGCGGAAATATTGTGATGAACCGGAATGTGGAAGGAGTTGGTATAGTATTCTCTGTCTGTTACACCTTCTATCGTTCCATATTTCTCCCGGTCTATTCTCACGAATCTCCCTGACAGGCCTTCGGCAGGTGTTGCAATCAAAGTATAGTTAAAACCGGTCTTTGCCGATTCCTCATCCATTCTCTTTCTCATATAGCCGACGATTTCCATGCCGAGGTTTCTTGCTTCATTGGTTTCACCGTGGTGACTGCCTACAAGCGCTTTGAGACACTCCGCAAGGCCGATAAAGCCCATGGTCAGTGTGCCGTGCTTTAAGACCTCAGCGATGCTGTCATTCGGTCCAAGCTTGTCCGAATCCATCCAAATTCCCTGCCCCATAAGGAAAGGATAATTTTTTACTTTCTTCGTTGCCTGAATTTTATACCGCTCCATCAGCTGATCAACTACCAGTGTAATCTTGCGATCCAGATCTTCAAAGAAGATATCCAGATTTCCATTGGCTTTGATGGCCAGCCTTGGAAGATTGATGGACGTAAAGCTCAGATTGCCTCTGCCTCCAACCGTCTGCCTGGATGGATCATTTACATTTGCGATGACCCTGGTACGGCAGCCCATATAAGCTACTTCCGTATCATGATTATTGGGCTTGTAAAACTGCAGATTAAAAGGAGCATCCAGGAATGAGAAGTTCGGGAATAGTCTCTTTGCGGAAACTCTGCAGGCTAGCTGAAATAAATCATAATTGGGATCACCGGGATTGTAGCTGATTCCTTCCTTGACTTTGAAAATATGGATCGGGAAAATGGCCGTTTCCCCGTTTCCCAGACCCGCTTCCGTAGCCATCAAGACACTTTCCGTAATAAGACGACCTTCTGGGCTTGTATCAGTTCCGTAATTGATGGAGCTGAAGGGAATCTGTGCTCCCGCTCTGGAGTGCATCGTGTTCAAGTTATGTACAAAGGCTTCCATGGCCTGATAGGTAGCCCGTTTGATTTCTTTCTGAGCATAGGTTTTTGCAACCTGCTGAACCTTTTTTATTTGATCCTGTGTCAAAAACTCTTTCAGATATTTCGCTTCTTTTTTTCCGTAATCGTTGCTGTCTGCCATATTCGGTTCCAGTCCGTGCTCCTTGAATACCAGCGCACCGATTTCTTTTGCCTTGGCAACGCCATCGGCGGTATCGCACAGGATGTCCATGCTTTTTCCAAGATTGCCCCAATAGAGCTTTTTATAGGTCTTTTTTACACCGCTGGCCATGCCATAATCAAAGTTTGGAACACTCTGTCCTCCGTGTTGATCATTCTGGTTGGACTGAATTGCAATGCAGGCAAGTGCTGCGTAGCTCTGGATATCATTGGGTTCTCTTAAAAATCCGTGACCGGTAGAAAATCCGCCTTGAAACAGTTTTTCCAGATCGATCTGACAACATGTTGTCGTCAGAGTCAAAAAATCCAGATCATGGATATGGATATCTCCTTCCCGATGGGCCTTAGAATGTTCGGGATGTAAAACAAACATTTCATAAAACTGCTTTGCGCCTTCCGATCCGTATTTCAGCATCGTACCCATGGCTGTATCGCCGTCGATATTGGCATTCTCTCTCTTGATATCGTTATCTTGAGCCTCTTTAAAGGTGAGATCTTCATACACCTTCATCAGGCGGGTATTCATTTCTCTGATTCTTGTCCGTTCTGCACGGTAAAGAATATATTCTTTGGCTGTACGGGCATGTCCATGTTCGATCAGAACTTTTTCCACTGCATCCTGAACCTGTTCAACCGTTGGGCAGCCGTCTCTTAATTGACCCTGCAACAGATATTCCTCAACTCTTTGAGCAAGATCAAGCGACATCTCATGATCTTTCCCGCCCAAAACTGCTGCGGCTTTATAAATCGCATTTGCGATTTTATCGATGTTAAAATCGGTACAACGTCCGTCTCTTTTAATAATTTGATTGATTTTCTCCACTGTTATGTACCTCCGTTATGCAATTCCAAACCATATTACTTGTGAATGCAAAATGTTGCAATACAAGATATGGTACTTTTCCAACCTAATTATCATAATTGGAGGATGCCGCCTTGTCAATAGCCTCCGGCCATTAACCTTTCAGAAAATCAAGGTTAGATAACGGCGCAAATAAGGGTATTGCTGGGTAAAGCGTATCTCTTTAAAAGCCGGAGCGATGAGAACTATTTTTTTCGACAATACCGAAAGGATCAGAACTATTTTTTTTGACAATATAGGCAGTTATACCTGAATTTTCTTTGATACGATAGACACCTTGTCTCTCGAAAAGAACGGTTCCGCTGATCAGATGATCCTGAAGGTGTTCCCCCTCTTTCATAGCAAGATTTACCAGACAATCCTGACTGCCGCTGTTCACCGCAACGATTAATCGGCCCATTGTCCCCGTTCTGGAGAACGAATAAAAGCTTCCTTCTGCAGAGCGCGGCTGGTAGACATAATTTTGAAGCTTGGTGATTTTTTTTGTAAAATCATTGAGTCTCCTGTAAAACCGAAGAATCTGTTGGTTTCCTCGTTCCGGCTCAAAGCACAATCTATTATACGGATCCTTTCCACCGGCCATTCCGATTTCATCTCCATAATAAACACATGGAATTCCCGGCATAAAGGAAATGATCATCCAAGCAAGAAAGAGTCGCTGCCGTGAATACTCCTCTCCTCTGCCTTCATCCGAAAGTACCGTCAGAATACGAGGGGTGTCATGGGTACCCAGAAGATTCATCAATGAAGAAAAGGCCGGCTGCGGATAGTTCTCCCATAAGCTATTTATTAGATTTTCCAGTGTTTTTCCGTTATGATGATGAATAAGATAATCGATGACGCCGTTTTTCAGCGGATAATTCATAACGCTGTCGAGCTGACGACCCTGAAAATATGCTCTGCGGCTTCCATAGGAGATTTTATTGGAAGCATCTTCCCAGACTTCACCGATCAGGGCACCATCCGGATCTTCCTCCTTGACGGCTAGTCTTACTGCTTCCAGAAATTCATCAGGAAGTTCATCGGCAACATCAAGTCGAAATCCCGAAGCACCCTGCCGCATCCAGTGACGGATCACCGAGTCTTCAGAACGGGCAATAAAGTCCAGATAGGATGGTTCCGTTTCATTGATATGCGGCAGCGTATCGATGCCCCACCATGATTCATATTCATCGGGATGATTGATAAACCGATACCAATTATAATAAGGTGATTCGTTGCTCTGATAGGCGCCTGTCACAGGAAATCGACCTGTTTTATTAAAATACAGGCTGTCGCTTCCCGTATGGTTGAAGACTCCATCCAGAATAATTCGAATTCCCCGCGCTCTTGCGCACCTGCACAGCTCACGAAAGTCCTCTTCTGTTCCCAGCATAGGATCGATTTTTTTGTAATCCGCTGTATCGTAGCGATGATTTGAGTAGGCTTCAAAAATTGGGTTGAGATAGATCACCGTAACGCCCAGTTCTTCCAGATAATTAAGCTTCTCGATGATTCCTCTCAGATTTCCGCCGAAGAAGTCGTTGTTCTGTACAATACCATTTTCATCGGGCAGCCCGTTGGGGATTCCCCCCCAGTCGGATCGCTTTACATAACGTTTGTTCTGCTCAGGAGCTATGTAAGCATCGCTCCTGGCAAAGCGATCGGGGAAAATCTGATACATTAGTCCGGATTTCAGCCAGTCCGGCGTCTGAAAATCCTCCGAATAAACCGTTAGCTGATATCCTGGGGTTTTTTCAAATGGAATCGGTTCTCCCTTTGCATCATTTGATTCTGAATTGATCCTTGTCTGGTCTCCTGCTGTTGCCTCCTCGTTCCCGTCTGCTTGATAGGTTACCTCGAAATGATAAAAGAAAAGGCCTATTGTCTCCACCCGCAAAGAAAATTGATAGAGGGATTTCCCTCCTTTCTCGTCTTTATTGTCAGAAGCGCCTGCAACTCTGGAGATTTCCCCCTCGTCAGAGGAGAGAACCAAACATGCAGAAGCAACAGACCTGCCGTCTGTAATCCGGATTCGAAACGACAGGTCTGTGTGCCGTGGCACTGCCCCAAAGGGCGTTTTATAAAATGTTTTTTGTGAATTAAATTCAATCATTGATCGATTTGATCCCCCAAATTTTATCGGCATATTCTCTGACACTTCGGTCTGCTGAGAAAACACCTGCTTTGGCAATATTGGTCAGAGACATCCCTCCCCAGCGCTGGGTGTCTCTATAAGCAGCAGAAACCTCCTGCTGGGCATTTTTATAACTTTCAAAGTCTGCAATCACGAAATAATGATCCGCTTCTCCATTGTAGCCTGTGGTCAGCGAATTGATGATATCACCGAAGTTTTCACCAGGAATACCCCCTGCAAGGAATTTAATGATTTCAGAGATGGATCTGTTATCCTGATAAAAGCCCCATGGACTGTAAAGGCCTTGCCCTTTTAGTTTTTCTACCTCTTCTACACTCATACCGAAAAGGAAGATATTCTCTTTTCCGACGGCATTGTAAATTTCTACGTTGGCTCCATCCATGGTACCAATGGTCACCGCACCGTTGAGCATAAGCTTCATATTTCCCGTACCGGAAGCTTCTGTACCCGCAAGAGAAATCTGCTCAGACAGATCTGCTGCGGGCATGATCATCTCCGATAACGAGACAGAGTAATTCTCCAAAAAGACGATTTTAATCCGGTCTCTGATGACAGGATCCTTTTCCAGCTGCTCCGAAAGCTTGCAGGCCAGTCTGATAATTTGCTTTGCCATATAGTACCCGGCTGCCGCCTTGGCTCCAAAAATAAACGTTCTAGGCTGGATCTCCAAATTGGGATTTTCTTTGATTTGGTTGTAAAGGTCGATGATATGAAACAGGTTCAAAAGCTGCCGTTTGTACTCATGGAGACGCTTTACCTGAACATCAAAGATCGAGTCTGGGTTTACGATAATCCCATTACTGTTTTTAATTTTTTCTGCCAGGCGCAATTTATTGTCTCGTTTGATGACTGCCAGCTGTTCCAATACTATGCGGTCCTCTTTGTATGCGAGAAGTTTTTCCAGTTCTCTGGAATCCCGTTTAAAGCCCGGTCCACAAAGCTCTTCAATGAAGCCGGAGAGCTTTGGATTTGCTTGACAAAGCCATCTCCTGTAGGCAATTCCATTGGTTACATTGGTAAATTTGCCTGGTGTCATTTCACTGAAACCGCTGAAAAGCTTCTCTTTTATGATGCCGCTGTGCAATGCCGAAACTCCGTTGACGGTATGGGATGCGGCAACACAGAGATTGGCCATGCGGATTTTGCCGTTGAAAATGACAGCCATCTCATTTCTCCGCATTTCATTGGCTGGAAAAGCATCGTGAAGCGCGTCATTGAAACGACGATTGATTTCCTTCAGTATCGAATGAAGTCTTGGAAGAAGTCCTGCGAACAGTGCTTCCGGCCATTGTTCCAGGGCTTCCGGCATGACGGTATGATTTGTATAAGATACGGTTTTTGTTACGATGTTCCATGCATCATCCCATTCATATTCGTGATCATCCATGAGTATGCGCATCAATTCAAGAATTGCCATGGTAGGATGGGTATCGTTGATATGCACGGCAATCTTTTCATAGAACCGGTCAAGGCTGCCATAGGTGCAAAGATGGCGTTTGGTAAGGGTCTGCATGGAAGCAGAAATAAAAAAGTATTGCTGTTTCATGCGGAGAATTTTCCCTTCATCGTGGGCATCCTCCGGATATAGGATTTTTGAAATAATCTCAGCCTGATGCTTTTCCTCCATGGCCTTCAGATATTCTCCTTTGGCAAAGAGCTCCATATCAATGCTGATGGGCGAAGTAGACTGCCAAAGCCGGAGGGTATTGACCACACCGCTGCCATATCCTGATATCAGCATATCCCTTGGGATCGCAATGACTGTGGTATAGTCTGAGTGAATGAGCTTCATTCGCCCCTTGTCATCCCAAACTTCCGTTAGTTTTCCGCCAAAATGCACTTCTTCCGCTTCATCTTCCTTGGTGATCAGCCAGCTTTCCCCAAGATCCAGCCAGTCATCAGGCTGTTCCACCTGTCTGCCGTCTTTGATCTGCTGTTTGAAAATCCCGTACTCGTAGCAGATCGACATGCCCTGGCCGAACATACCCTGTGATGAGATTGCATCCAGATAACAGGAGGCCAGCCTTCCAAGGCCACCGTTTCCCAGCCCTGCATCTGGCTCCATCCGGTAAAGCTCCTCCAGATTTCCGCCCAGTTCTCCCAGTGCTTCCTGAAACGGTTCTTCTAATCCTAAATTAAAGATATTATTGCGAAGGGAAGTTCCGGGTAAAAATTCCATGGACAGATAGATAACTTGTTTTTCAGTTTGTGAACATACCGCGTCACTGTTTGTCAGCCAAAGCTCTGATAAGATGTCCCTTACCACATAGCAGGCTGCACGAAAGATCTGGTGCTTTGTAGCATTGCCAGACTCCCTTCCAAAGTATCTTGTCAGTTTTCCTTCAATTAAACGTGAAATATCTTGCGATGTATAAACATAGTCCATAAGCAGGTAACCTTTCTATTATTACAAGCGGCTCAAAGACTCCATTCCCTTCATGGGGCGGAGATTAAGAGCCGCTGAATTTCAATCTTATTTTAGCATTTCCTTATAGAGCCTGATATATTGCTTTGAAGAGGCTTTCCAAGAAAAATCCGTGTTCATTCCGTTATTAATAATCTTGTTCCATATTTCCTTATCCCAATACAGTGCAATCGCTCGCTGGATTGCTCCAAGCATATCATGGGCATTGACAGATTGAAACGTGATTCCGTTTCCGGTTTCACTTCCCGGATCAAAGGGCTCGATACTATCCTTCAGTCCCCCTGTTTCCCTGACCACAGGAATGGTTCCATAGCGAAGGGCAATCATTTGAGCCAATCCGCAGGGTTCACTGACGGAAGGCATGAGAAACAGATCCGCTCCTCCATAGATCCGGCTGGCTCTCTCTGCAGAAAAGCTGGTGGTGACAGAGACCCGCCCAAGATATTTTCCCGCCATTTCATTGAAAAAATCTTCATATTGCTTTTCCCCTGTTCCGAGCAGGACAAACTGGATTTTTTCTTTCATGATTTCTTTAAAAACACTGATCACCAAGTCGATTCCCTTGTGCTCTGTCAGCCTACCGATCATGGCGATTATTGGGATTTCATCATCAGCATTCAGACCTAGTTCAGCCTGAAGCGCTCTTTTATTCTCTATTTTTTTGTCTATGGAATTTTTCGAATACTTTACAGTTATGCAAGGATCCTTTGATGGATTGTGTAGCTTCGTGTCTATTCCGTTTAAAATGCCATGAAGTTTGTAACTGTTCTCCTTGATAATGTTCTCAAGTCCTTTTCCGTAGAAAGGAAAGGTAATTTCTTCGGCGTAAGTACTGCTGACTGTAGTGAGACGGTCGCAGGTCACAATGGCACCTTTCATAAAATTCACGGCTCCGCTATAGTCCAAAACACCTCTTTCTCCTTCAGAGATTCCCAGTACATCCTGGAGTATGGCAGGATCAAATTTACCTTGATACTCAATATTATGAATGGTAAATACGGTTCTCAGCCTGTCATATGCAGAATTCCCGCGGTAAAGCGTTTTAAGGAATACGGGAACCAAGGCGGTCTGCCACTCACTGCAGTGAAGAATTTCCGCTTGAAAATCCAGCAATGGAAGCACTTCGAGGGCGGCCTTGGAGAAGAAAGCAAAACGCTCACCATCATCGTAATAGCCATAATATGCATCCCTTTTAAAATACTGTTCATTGTCCAGGAAATAAAGGGTGACACCTTCATGTTTTAACGTGTAGATTCCGCAATACTGGGTTCTCCAGGAAAGCGGCACCGTACACTCGCAGAGCAGCGTCAATTGATCTTCATATATTTCCCGAATTTTGGGATAAAGGGGCAGCATCACTCTGGCATCTGCTCCCAGTTTGTTCAGTTCACCTGGGAGGGAGCCGATCACGTCCCCAAGGCCTCCGCTTTTTGCAAAAGGCTCTGCCTCCGAACTGATGAATAAGATATTCATAAAATCACCTGCCATTCTTTAACCATCTCAGACGTTCCCTATGAAGTGCTGATACATGAAGTTGGCGCATAAAAAACCAGCACTTCCTCTATTGGATACTTTTATATGATACTTTTCTTCTCGATGACGACGGGATACGTCTCATGTCCCACAAGCTGCCTGCTTTCCCGTACAATCACGTCCTTATCAAGAATCACATAGTTTAATGAGACATTTCTCATGATCTCTGTATTTTGCATCACGATGCTGTTTTGGACCACTGCGCCTTTCCCCACGACCACTCCACGGGAAAGAATGGAATTGATCACTGTTCCCTCAATGCGGCAGCCGTCGGAAATAATAGAATTTGAAACCTTGCTACCTGCACCATACTGTGCTGGAACGCTGTCCTTTACCTTCGTATATACTGGCATCTCAAAGGTCTGCTTTCTCACATCCTCTTTGAGAAGTCTCATATTTTCTTTCATATATCCAGAGACACTGCTAATTTCGAAATAATTCTTTCGATACTCATATCCACGGATATTTAGCTGGTTGGAAAGCCGCTGGATGATATCTCGATAAAAGTCATAACGCCCGTATGCGATGGAATCAGCAACAAGAGATTCCAGAAGAGATTTTCTTAAGACAAACATCCCAAGACTAAAGGTTGTGGTATTTGGATCACAATCGTCGTTGAAATAGCACAGCTCATTGACCCGTTCCTGATCATCCATACGAAGAAGAGGTATGCCGTCAGGCAGTTCGAAATCTGGTCTTTGTCTTGCATAAACAGCAGTGATATCCGCTTGACGATCGATATGACTCCTGATGATGTCATCATAATCAATGGAGCATATAAAGCTGCTTCCTGTAATTACAACGTACTCCGCCAAAGAACGTTTGATGGAGTGCATGTTTTTTGAAAGTGCATCGATCGTTCCCAGATACGTTCCGTTATCGGTGCCGCCGGGATTGGAAAACGGTGAAAGAATTCTGAGCCCGCCGATTTTTCTGGTCAGATCCCATTCCTTCCCTGATCCCAAGTGGTCGATGAGAGAGTGATAGTTGTTTCTCGTGATAATGGATACCTCTTGAATTCCCGAATTCACAAAATTGGATAGAATAAAATCGATAATTCGGTATTTCCCACCAAAGGGAACGGAGGAAAGAGTTCTTATTTTCGTAAGCTCTCTGAGATTTTCTCGGTCAGCATATGAAAAAACGATTCCTAATACTTTCATACTCATTCACTCTCCTTCTTTGCGATGCTCTCCCCTACCATTGCGCCTGCAGGGATCACGGTATCATCGGCGATGATGATATTCTGGCCGATTACACTGATATCAGGGTGAGATCCTTCCGGAAGCGTTTCTTTTCCAGCTCCCAGTTTTACCTTCGATCCAATTACAGTATCTGCGGCTACGATCGTATACTCAACCATTGAATCTTCCCCGATGGTTACACCAGGCATCAGAATGGAGTTGCTGACGGATGCGCCCTTTTGGACGGTTACACCGGGAAAGATAATACTATTCTCAATGACTCCGTCGATATTACAGCCTTCGGAAATACTGGAATTCTTAAGGATTGCATTTTCACCGATGTACTGGGGAGGAAGAATCCCATTTCTGGAATAAATCTTCCATGGCGGATCATTGAGCTCAATTGGTACCTCTGGATTCAAAAGATCCATATTGGCTTCCCAGAGCGATTCGACTGTTCCAACATCCTTCCAATAACCCTTATACTCGTAGGCATACATTTTCTCGTCTGCCTCGAGCATTTTCGGTATGATGTTTTTGCCAAAGTCATTTTCCGATTTTTTATCAGTTTCATCTGCTATGAGATATGTCTTTAATTTTTCCCAATTAAAAATATAGACACCCATAGAGGCCAGCGTACTCTTTGGATTTGCAGGTTTCTCCTCGAATTCATATATTTTCAGGTTCTCATCCGTATTCATCACGCCGAATCGGCTTGCTTCTTCATAAGGAACGTCAATGACAGCGATGGTGCAGTCGGCCCCCTTCTGCACATGATAATCCAGCATCATTTTATAGTTCATCTTGTAGATGTGGTCGCCGGAAAGGATCAGTACATAGGTCGGTTTGCTCATTTCTATGTACTCAATATTCTGATAGATCGCGTTAGCGGTACCTTTATACCATTCCCCTGCTTCCGCCTTCATATACGGAGGTAAAATGGTGATTCCGCCAAAAAGTCTGTCAAGATCCCAGGGCTGCCCGTTGCCGATATAGGCGTTGAGCTCCAAAGGTCTGTATTGCGTTAGGACACCGATGGTGTCAATGCCGGAATTTACGCAGTTGGAAATGGGAAAGTCGATGATCCGGTATTTTCCGCCAAACGGTACCGCCGGCTTGGCTACATGATTGGTCAGAATGCCCAGGCGGCTGCCCTGGCCGCCTGCCAGCAGCATGGCGATCATTTCCTTTTTCTTTGCGTTGGACATTTTATGCACCTCCAAAATATTGTTGATAGACCTGTCAGGTCAGTTTCAAAGGAATACTCATACCCATTATAGCTGATTTCCTCCGCAATGGCGTTGGAATCGGCTGCAGCATTCTCCGCCGTACCTCCATACTTTTCAAGCCCGGAATGGAACACTATTTTATAAATACCCGGTTTGGGTACTCCTATTCTGTATTTTATTCTGGTAACAGGAGAAAAATTGCAGGCTGTGATTAGTTCTTCTCCTTTTTGATCGATTCTGCGAAAGGTAATGACATTGTTGTCAGCGTCATCAGGGTTGATCCATTTGAAACCATCCCAGCTGTCATCCATTTCCCATAGCTCTGAAGACGAGAGGTAGAGATGATTTAGATCATGGGAAAATGTATGAAATTTCTTATGCATTTCAAAATCCAGAAGGCTCCAGTCCAGTTCTTTTTTATAATCCCACTCAGAGAACTGGGCAAATTCACTCCCCATAAAATTAAGTTTCTTTCCGGGATGTGCCATCATGTAAGCAAGATAAGCGCGAAGATTGGCAAATTTGGATTCGTACTCTCCCGGCATTTTATTGATCAGAGAGCCTTTTCCATGGACTACCTCATCATGAGACAGTGGGAGGATATAATTCTCTGAGCAGAAATACGTCAGAGGAAAGGTCAATTGATTGTGGCAGCCTTTTCGAAAGAAAGGATCTTGCCCCATATAGCGAAGGGTATCGTTCATCCAACCCATGTTCCATTTAAAATTAAAGCCCAACCCGCCTACGTGCACCGGCTTTGTCACCATGGGCCAGGCTGTGGACTCCTCTGCAATCATAAGGGCACTTGGAAATTCGCGAAATACTGTTTTGTTTAATTCCTGCAAGAACGAGACTGCATCAAGGTTTTCGCGTCCTCCTTTTTCATTGGGCCTCCATTCCCCGTCATTTCTGCCATAGTCCAAATAGAGCATGGAAGCAACAGCATCAACCCGCAGTCCGTCGATATGATATTTATCAAACCAAAACACTGCATTGGAAATAAGAAAGCTTCTGACTTCGTTTTTTCCCCAGTCAAAAATCATGGTGCCCCATTCCTTGTGTTCGCTTTTCAGCGGGTCTGCATACTCATAGCAGCTGCCTCCATCGAAGTGATAAAGGCCGCTTCCATCCTTGGGAAAATGTCCCGGAACCCAGTCAAGAATGACACCGATTTCAGCCTGGTGGCAGGCATTCACAAGAGCCATGAACCCTTCCGGCGTGCCGTACCTTGAGGTCGGCGAGTAATAACCCATCACTTGGTATCCCCAAGAACCGTCAAAAGGATATTCCGAGACGGGCATGAATTCCAGATGGGTGTAGCCCATATCTTTGACATAAGGAATGAGTTCTTCCGCCAGTTTTTCAAAGTTGAAGTAATTCCCATCCTCATATTTTCTCCAGGAGCCAAGATGGACTTCATAAATATTCATGGGAGCATCATAAGGCGCTCTTTTCTGCTGTTTGATCCGCCACAGATCATCTGTCCACTGATACCTGTCCACGTTGCAGGTTTTCGAAGCGGTATCGGGCCTGGTTTCCATATGAAAGCCGTAAGGATCCGATTTTACGTGCAGATTCCCCTGCTTGTCGGTAATTTGATACTTATATGTGGTATATTCGGACAGATTGGAAATGAAGAGCTCCCAGAGTCCCTGATCCGTGATCCGCTTCATCTGATGGAGCGGCCTCCATTCGTTGAACTCACCGATTACGGCAACACTTGATGCATTGGGCGCCCAAACCCGGAATCGGTAGCCTTCCTTTCCGTCGTGAACTTCGGGATGTGAACCCATCAATTCATATGCTTTCGCTGCAGTACCCTGATGAAATAAATAAACGGGCATTTGTAAATCATGTTCCATATGCATCCCCCTGACTGATAAGATTTTAACTTCATTCAAATTCGATTGAAAGGAACAATTTGTATTATGCTATGATTATATGTTATTATGTTACTGAAAGCAATATTGGGAGGAAGATATATGAAACGAATAATCGCCGTTGCGTTGATTCTCAGCTTACTATTGACCGTTTTAACGGGATGTAACGGCAGCGAAGAACAAGAGATCGACGATGAAGCAGTGAAAGCAGCCATACTTGAGGAATTCAACAATATTACACAAATTCCTAGAACCACCGGACACGAAAGAGCCATCAGTACCTACCTTCGAACATGGGCCAAAGACAATGGGCTTGATGTGGTAAGGGACAGTTCAAATAATGTGATCATGGATAAACCGGCGACACCCGGATATGAAAAAGCACCAACCACCATTCTCCAATCCAATATGGATATGGCACTCACTGTCAAGGATGGAGTTGAGTTTGATCCCATCAGTACCCCAGTGAAAATCATTTCTCAGGAAGATACTTTGACTGGCGATGGAACAAGTCTGGGCGCATCCAGCGGGATTGGGATGTCCACGGCATTGTACGTACTGAAATACGCGCAGAAGCATGGTCCAATCCGAGTGATCTTCACCACCGACGGTGAAGAAGGTATGAGCGGAGCAAAGAAATTGAAAACTAAGTATCTCGAAGGGGACTATCTCATCAATCTTGGATGGAACCAAGAAGATACAATAAATACCGGAAGCGGCGGTTCAGCTTCCTACGAAATGATTCGGAAGATTGAGTGGACTCAGCCTCAGAATACCCTTCCCTATCTGATTACGCTTAGCGGACTTCACGGAGGACCAGCTTCAAAGGAGATTGGTAATGGATCTCCCAACGCAATTAAAATCATCGGTGATATTCTGGCGAAAGCACAAGGACAAGGAATTCTATTCGAACTAGCTTCCTTCAATGGAGGTGTTTCGGCAGAAACCATTCCGGAGGCCGCAGCTGCATTGATCGTAATCAATGAATCGGATCAGAAAAA
This genomic window from Clostridiales bacterium contains:
- the glgA gene encoding glycogen synthase GlgA, with translation MNILFISSEAEPFAKSGGLGDVIGSLPGELNKLGADARVMLPLYPKIREIYEDQLTLLCECTVPLSWRTQYCGIYTLKHEGVTLYFLDNEQYFKRDAYYGYYDDGERFAFFSKAALEVLPLLDFQAEILHCSEWQTALVPVFLKTLYRGNSAYDRLRTVFTIHNIEYQGKFDPAILQDVLGISEGERGVLDYSGAVNFMKGAIVTCDRLTTVSSTYAEEITFPFYGKGLENIIKENSYKLHGILNGIDTKLHNPSKDPCITVKYSKNSIDKKIENKRALQAELGLNADDEIPIIAMIGRLTEHKGIDLVISVFKEIMKEKIQFVLLGTGEKQYEDFFNEMAGKYLGRVSVTTSFSAERASRIYGGADLFLMPSVSEPCGLAQMIALRYGTIPVVRETGGLKDSIEPFDPGSETGNGITFQSVNAHDMLGAIQRAIALYWDKEIWNKIINNGMNTDFSWKASSKQYIRLYKEMLK
- the glgD gene encoding glucose-1-phosphate adenylyltransferase subunit GlgD, coding for MSMKVLGIVFSYADRENLRELTKIRTLSSVPFGGKYRIIDFILSNFVNSGIQEVSIITRNNYHSLIDHLGSGKEWDLTRKIGGLRILSPFSNPGGTDNGTYLGTIDALSKNMHSIKRSLAEYVVITGSSFICSIDYDDIIRSHIDRQADITAVYARQRPDFELPDGIPLLRMDDQERVNELCYFNDDCDPNTTTFSLGMFVLRKSLLESLVADSIAYGRYDFYRDIIQRLSNQLNIRGYEYRKNYFEISSVSGYMKENMRLLKEDVRKQTFEMPVYTKVKDSVPAQYGAGSKVSNSIISDGCRIEGTVINSILSRGVVVGKGAVVQNSIVMQNTEIMRNVSLNYVILDKDVIVRESRQLVGHETYPVVIEKKSII
- a CDS encoding glucose-1-phosphate adenylyltransferase; the protein is MSNAKKKEMIAMLLAGGQGSRLGILTNHVAKPAVPFGGKYRIIDFPISNCVNSGIDTIGVLTQYRPLELNAYIGNGQPWDLDRLFGGITILPPYMKAEAGEWYKGTANAIYQNIEYIEMSKPTYVLILSGDHIYKMNYKMMLDYHVQKGADCTIAVIDVPYEEASRFGVMNTDENLKIYEFEEKPANPKSTLASMGVYIFNWEKLKTYLIADETDKKSENDFGKNIIPKMLEADEKMYAYEYKGYWKDVGTVESLWEANMDLLNPEVPIELNDPPWKIYSRNGILPPQYIGENAILKNSSISEGCNIDGVIENSIIFPGVTVQKGASVSNSILMPGVTIGEDSMVEYTIVAADTVIGSKVKLGAGKETLPEGSHPDISVIGQNIIIADDTVIPAGAMVGESIAKKESE
- the glgB gene encoding 1,4-alpha-glucan branching protein GlgB; the encoded protein is MHMEHDLQMPVYLFHQGTAAKAYELMGSHPEVHDGKEGYRFRVWAPNASSVAVIGEFNEWRPLHQMKRITDQGLWELFISNLSEYTTYKYQITDKQGNLHVKSDPYGFHMETRPDTASKTCNVDRYQWTDDLWRIKQQKRAPYDAPMNIYEVHLGSWRKYEDGNYFNFEKLAEELIPYVKDMGYTHLEFMPVSEYPFDGSWGYQVMGYYSPTSRYGTPEGFMALVNACHQAEIGVILDWVPGHFPKDGSGLYHFDGGSCYEYADPLKSEHKEWGTMIFDWGKNEVRSFLISNAVFWFDKYHIDGLRVDAVASMLYLDYGRNDGEWRPNEKGGRENLDAVSFLQELNKTVFREFPSALMIAEESTAWPMVTKPVHVGGLGFNFKWNMGWMNDTLRYMGQDPFFRKGCHNQLTFPLTYFCSENYILPLSHDEVVHGKGSLINKMPGEYESKFANLRAYLAYMMAHPGKKLNFMGSEFAQFSEWDYKKELDWSLLDFEMHKKFHTFSHDLNHLYLSSSELWEMDDSWDGFKWINPDDADNNVITFRRIDQKGEELITACNFSPVTRIKYRIGVPKPGIYKIVFHSGLEKYGGTAENAAADSNAIAEEISYNGYEYSFETDLTGLSTIFWRCIKCPTQRKRK